One window from the genome of Echinicola vietnamensis DSM 17526 encodes:
- a CDS encoding cytochrome c oxidase subunit II has product MYGFLIALGVLVLVSIIWMVYRIQTLVSVVKGSDKKVATGSNKVNAALFILFLLGAGGLFFWYSFKEFHNYHLPIASEHGVVTDNLFWVTMAITGVVFIITHILLFWFSYRYQYKENAKASYFPENNKLEVIWTAVPALVLTVLIVYGWKSWSDITAPAPENAHVVEVMGYQFAWEFRYPGKDQQLGKYDYRLINPSNSRGIDFTDKNALDDFPAQKVVIPKGEPVLFKIRSRDVLHSVFAPHMRLKMDAVPGMPTRFWFVPTKTTAEMRAELGDEEFVYEIACTEVCGGGHFSMRREIEVVEPEEYQKWFAEQQTFIEMDPSLVADAPAEIQELAQIQSGE; this is encoded by the coding sequence ATGTACGGATTTCTTATAGCACTAGGTGTTTTAGTATTAGTATCCATCATTTGGATGGTTTATAGGATACAAACATTGGTTTCTGTAGTCAAAGGTTCTGATAAAAAAGTAGCTACAGGAAGCAATAAAGTGAATGCCGCTTTGTTTATACTCTTTTTGTTGGGTGCTGGAGGCTTGTTCTTTTGGTATTCTTTTAAAGAGTTCCACAATTATCATTTGCCTATAGCTTCTGAGCATGGGGTGGTGACCGATAACCTTTTCTGGGTAACCATGGCCATCACCGGTGTGGTGTTTATCATTACCCATATTCTATTGTTCTGGTTTAGTTACCGGTATCAGTATAAGGAAAATGCGAAAGCTTCTTATTTTCCTGAAAACAATAAATTGGAGGTTATATGGACCGCGGTACCGGCTTTGGTGCTTACCGTATTGATTGTATATGGTTGGAAATCATGGTCCGACATTACTGCTCCTGCACCTGAAAATGCACATGTAGTGGAAGTGATGGGGTACCAGTTTGCATGGGAGTTTAGATATCCCGGCAAAGACCAGCAATTGGGAAAATATGATTATCGATTGATTAATCCATCTAACTCCAGAGGAATTGATTTTACCGATAAGAATGCCTTGGACGATTTTCCTGCCCAAAAGGTAGTGATCCCAAAAGGTGAGCCTGTGTTGTTCAAAATTCGTTCTAGGGACGTATTACACTCTGTTTTTGCCCCTCATATGCGGTTGAAAATGGATGCCGTACCGGGAATGCCTACCAGATTCTGGTTTGTTCCCACCAAGACGACTGCTGAGATGAGAGCAGAACTGGGAGATGAAGAATTTGTTTACGAAATCGCTTGTACAGAAGTGTGTGGTGGCGGTCACTTCTCCATGAGAAGGGAAATTGAAGTGGTTGAGCCAGAGGAGTATCAAAAGTGGTTTGCTGAGCAGCAGACTTTTATTGAGATGGATCCATCGTTGGTGGCCGATGCACCTGCAGAAATCCAGGAATTGGCTCAGATACAAAGTGGAGAATAA
- a CDS encoding c-type cytochrome: protein MKILKSIYFVALSAASLGVVSCGASGDDQGLEYAPQMYHSVAYEPLTQIQNEESGSWLSNREDGKGEFYNSNIYNPHKMNMREPVPNTVPRNQYDMLPYRLDVADLTASDSVKNPVELNDQVLAAGEQLFMQYCLPCHGAGGEGDGKVGEVIGGVANLKGGAYINLTEGHIFHVITHGKGRMGAHGSQISPERRWKIVHYVKQEIQKQQ from the coding sequence ATGAAAATTTTAAAATCCATATATTTTGTTGCGCTTTCCGCTGCTTCATTAGGAGTAGTATCTTGCGGAGCTTCTGGAGATGATCAGGGGTTGGAGTACGCTCCTCAGATGTATCACTCCGTAGCTTACGAACCGCTTACCCAAATTCAAAATGAAGAGTCAGGAAGCTGGTTGTCCAATAGAGAGGATGGCAAAGGTGAATTTTACAACAGTAATATTTACAATCCGCACAAGATGAATATGAGGGAACCTGTACCCAATACGGTTCCTAGAAATCAATATGACATGCTTCCCTATCGACTGGATGTCGCTGACCTTACCGCTTCAGACAGTGTGAAAAACCCAGTGGAATTGAATGATCAGGTTTTGGCTGCAGGAGAACAATTGTTCATGCAGTATTGCTTGCCTTGTCACGGTGCTGGAGGTGAAGGAGATGGTAAGGTAGGTGAAGTGATTGGTGGTGTGGCCAACCTTAAAGGTGGTGCATACATTAACCTTACAGAAGGACACATTTTCCATGTGATCACACACGGAAAAGGAAGAATGGGAGCTCACGGTTCTCAGATTTCTCCTGAGAGAAGGTGGAAGATTGTTCACTATGTTAAACAAGAAATTCAGAAACAACAATAA
- a CDS encoding DUF3341 domain-containing protein — translation MERDTNFVLGIYDDEDVLKEAVTKVRESGVKIHEVFTPYPVHGLEDVLGYRRSRLPIAAFLFGLCGTCLALTMQLLMMAVDWPMIIGGKDHAAIPDFIPVTFELTVLLASFGMVGVFMISSDLKPWAQPRIFDKRSTDDKHVMAIDIAVNAGVEEAKIKELLQASGASEVNNKSFE, via the coding sequence ATGGAAAGAGATACGAATTTTGTCCTCGGTATTTATGATGATGAGGATGTTTTGAAAGAAGCTGTTACCAAAGTACGGGAGAGTGGCGTAAAGATCCATGAGGTGTTCACTCCTTATCCTGTACACGGTCTGGAAGATGTGCTTGGGTATAGAAGAAGCCGATTGCCAATTGCTGCCTTCTTGTTTGGATTGTGCGGTACTTGTTTGGCTTTGACCATGCAGCTGTTGATGATGGCGGTGGACTGGCCAATGATCATTGGTGGTAAAGACCACGCAGCAATTCCTGACTTTATCCCTGTAACCTTTGAGCTGACGGTACTGTTGGCCTCGTTTGGTATGGTCGGGGTGTTTATGATCAGTAGTGACCTTAAGCCATGGGCACAGCCTAGAATCTTTGATAAAAGAAGTACAGATGACAAACATGTGATGGCGATCGATATCGCTGTAAATGCTGGCGTGGAAGAAGCGAAAATTAAAGAGCTGTTGCAGGCATCAGGTGCTTCAGAAGTGAATAATAAAAGTTTTGAATAG